The Corylus avellana chromosome ca11, CavTom2PMs-1.0 genome contains the following window.
GTCTTGTAAGGTAATGGTAAACTCAACCAAACCTTATGGATGATACTTGGTCACTCTAATTAAAGGCCATTGTTGCTTTTAGATTGTAGACCATCATGTTTTCTCATGTACATATCCTTGCACCTTTCTTTTATCCTAATAGTGCCTTCAATTTGAACCCACACTCTCCTCTCGTACTATGTGAACATGAAGCTATTATCCACATTTATCTCTTGTCTGCTAGTACTGATTGTAAACTTAATGGAAATTAACATGGGCTTTttccatggatttttttttgcccATTTGTAATGTGTTTTTAAGACCAAGATGTCTGCATTTGCAGGAAGCAAGAGCGTTGTTAGGAAGATATGAATATCAAAAGGGAAACATAGAAGCAGCTCTTCATGTATTTGAAGGGATAGATATTACTGCAGTGACTCCCAAGATAAAACTCACCCTTGCTAGAAGAGGGGAACGGCATAGGAGACATTCTCGAAGTTATGCTACCCAACCTATGTCTATACATGCTGCTAGCTTACTGTTGGAAGCAGTGTTTCTCAAAGCAAAATCATTGCAGGGTCTTGGGAGGTTTAAAGGTATTTCCTTTGTGTTGATACATAGATTTGCTATTTGCTTTCTGAATTCGTCAAATTTGTAAGTTATCTTTGCGCATTTTCTTTGGCCAcaaattgcttttctttttggttcttCCCAGTGATAAAATTGTGGCGATGGTTGTGGTATGGGTACCATTATCACGAAGTTTCTTTTGTTACTGCTTTACtgtaattttcagattttataGAGGGAAGGGCTGGCTATTTGTGTCACGTGGAAAACTTCATGGACTTCTTCAACagattttatataatttatttttgtttttttctgtcGTATCAGTGGTGGCTTTTTTAACATCTTTTTggtatttaaattattttattgctgAGGACACAGATCTTTGTGATTTCTCTAGCAGCACCACTAGAAGGAAGAAGTAATGATTATTTGAGATCATAGTGGTtatatttgtagtgtttttgATTCCATCTGTTCCATTCTGGAAAATGATAAGTCTGGAGTCTTGGTACTTAGGATGCCAAGGCATGTATTCTGTTAAGAATCTGGCTGAGCAATGGATTTTGTGCTGGTCGaaagattaaataaataaatgagcaAAAAGAATTTGTGAGCTTAACAATCAAAACATCATAGGATAGCTAATGTGTATTTCCAATCATTCTTGCAGAAGCTGCTGAGTCTTGCAAAGTTATTCTGGACATAGTTGAATCTTCATTACCAGAAGGCTTGCCTGAAAACTTTGGTGCTGACTGTAAATTGCAGGAGACTCTAATCAAGGCTGTCGAGTTACTTCCGGAATTATGGAAACTTGCTGATTCTCCAAATGAAGCAATTTTGTCATACAGGCGGGCACTCCTCTATCCTTGGAATCTTGATGCAGCAAGTATAGCAAAAATCCAAAAAGATTTTGCCATAATTCTTCTGTACAGTGGAGGTGAAGCAAGCCCCCCAAATCTCCGATCTCAAATGGACAGATCGTTTGTCCCCAGAAACAATATAGAAGAAGCTATACTCCTGTTTATGATACTATTAAGAAAAGTTTCTCTCAAGAGAATCGAGTGGGATCCATCGATCCTGGATCACCTTTCATTTGCTCTATCTGTGGCAGGAGATTTGCAGGCTTTAGCTAATCAAGTAGAAGAATTGCTTCCTGGAATCATTCTTCGAAAAGACAGGTACCATACTCTGGCTCTTTGTTATTATGGGGCAGGGGAGGACTTGGTTGCTTTGAATCTACTTAGAAAATTGTTGGGTCACAGTGAGGATCCAAAATGTGTTCCGGCTTTATTGATGGCATCAAAGATTTGTGGGGAAAATGCTAATCTTGCTGAAGAAGGGATAAGGTTTGCTTGGAAAGCTTGTGAGAGTTTGGATGGTGGATGCTATCAATTGGAAagcattgccaattttttattagGTGTCTCGCTTTCAGCACATTCGAAATCTGCTGTTGCTGATTCAGAGAGGGTAACAAGAGAATGTGAGGCAGTTCAGGCTCTGGAAACTGCTGGCAGAATGACAAGAATGAGTGACCCCAATATTCTTTACCATCTCAGCCTGGAAAATGCTGACCAAAGGAAGTTGGATGCTGCACTTTATTATGCCAAGCGCTTGCTGAAATTGGAAGGTGGGTCTAATATCAAAGGGTGGTTATTACTGGCCCGGATATTATCAGCTCAAAAACGGTTTATGGATGCTGAAACTGTTATTAATGCTGCACTGGATCAGACTGGAAAATGGGATCAGGGAGAACTGTTGCGGACCAAAGCTAAACTTCAAATTGCACAGGGTCTGTTAAAAAGTGCCATTGATACATACACCCAACTTCTTGCTGTTCTTCAAATTCAGAGTAAAAGCTTTGTTTCGGGGAAGAAGCTTCTCAAGGTTTGTTAATTAGTGTTCCCATGTATTAGCTCCAATATGTTGACATAAAACTCTTATTACCTTTTTGCTTAAACTCTATTCATTTTCTGTTGTTTTGGGAGTTAAATTGGATGCTTGGCCATGAAAGAATAAAATGTTTCTTCTAGAATTGGATGCATTTGATTTCTTGTTAAAACTAGATCTAGAGatggtttttgaaaatgacatCTTGTGATTGTGCTTTGAGTCATGAACTAGCTTGATAAGAGAAAAATGGGAGGTATACTAGCTGGTATTCTGAAAGTGACTCCTGGGATGGAGAGATGGAATGCTGGGCATCTGCTAGTGATTATCTGTGTGTGAGAGAATTTTGACAaccttatccaaaaaaaaaaaaaaaagaaagagaattttgacaagGTTTTTTTCTCCCCCTCGGGAAAGAATATTGGAAGAAGTGGGTTCATTCTGCTGTTTAATACTGTGACTGTAAAGTTGTTGAGCTAACTAGTGTCATAATGGGATAGATATACTTTTATAGATTTAGCCCCGCATGTTGCATTTTAAAGTCTGAATAATCTATAGTCTTCTTTGCTCTGAATATGCTTCCATTACCAAAAACCGCCCTTTCTTTGTCTAACTTCAACTTtaatagaattttgttttttttcctttttgagaCAAGCTTTCAGGTAGTGactatttttgaaatatttatgACAGAGAAGCAGAACTCAAGCTAAGAGTTTGGAATTGGAAGTATGGCATGATCTTGCTTATGTCTACATAAGTCTGTCGCAGTGGCGTGATGCTGAGATTTGTCTTTCCAAATCTGAGGTCATCTGTTATTACTCTGCTGATAGATGTCATGCCACAGGTATATCTATGTCAtcactcttttttctcttttcgaATCAGTTCCTTGATATTTTAGGATGccatttttggctaaaattttGATAGTGGTGTAATTTTCCTTGTTCACATAATTGTCAATTCACAAAATTGACATCAGCTTTGCCCAAAGCACTGAAGATATGGTTTAGTTGGTTGTTTCTTGTAGAAAAACAAGGGAGAAATATGTTTATGAAAAAGGGCTTAAGTTGGATGCAATTGTTACTAGTGAATCTTGTTTTAGGGATAGATCTTAAGGCTTCGTACTAAACCCAAACCTCTGGGCTCTAGTGGGACTGATGCCATCATTTTTCGACCCATGAAGTTTTGGCGTACTCTGTTTCACTTTCGGCTAGAATTGGTCTTTGTTTGAATTTGGAATATACAGCCAGCagttaattcttttctttttttatttttcaatttgtttattCCAGATTCTCCAAGTTTTGGCAGACCCTTATTAGCTctcctcatttttctttttttttctttttttttttttttttcgtgagTTTGCCTACTTTTGTAGTTTTCCCAAGTTTTGATAATGAATATTTTTCGAggaaaagaccaaaaaaatattgtatCAATATAAGATTTGTATTCAACTGGGTGCCCATTCAGTATTGGTCAGATGTTTTGCATAGCATATTTGAGAGACTAGGAGTATATAAACTCTCCTGTATtttcatttatgtttttgtttctttgggaaaccaaaaaaaaaacgtcagtcatttgttttgtattgtatGCTATAGATCCATGAATTAttatcttttgttgtttttggagGCTTTCTGTCCAAGCCAAATCACATCCTCCCAAAGAccattctttttcaattaaaaactgCCTCATTACTGCTTGGTTGCTGGGATTTTGGTTTAGGCTATAAAATGACTTCACTGCCAAATTGCACCTTTTCATTCTgccttttgttttaaaatattcatttcatttggaaaaataaattcattGGACTGTTGCTGTATGCTCCTCAGAATCTTCAACTGAGAGAAAAAGGCTTCTTGAACATTTCTTCTGTGTTACACCTTTTCATTCTGCTCTTTGCCAGGGTGGTTTGGGCTGTGGCCTCCTATTGAAATACTTACTTGAATTTACAGGCATACTTTATGAAGGAAAGGGCCTCTACAAGGCAGCTCTAAAAGCTTTCATATATGCTTTGGATATTGATCCCACCCATGTTCCAAGCTTGGTATCCACATCTGTGGGTCTTAGACAGCTTGGTAACCAATCACATGCAGTTGTGCGAAGCTTACTGACGAACGCGTTGCGGCTCGACAGAATGAACCATTCTGCGTGGTATAATCTCGGTTTATTTTATAAAGCCAAGGATACTGCATCATCATCTCTAGAAGCTGCTGAATGTTTTGAGACTGCAGCATTTCTTGAAGAGACTGCACCAGTTGAACCCTTCAGATTACCAGTTCCAGGTTAATCTTTCATATCTGTAaagcatcaaaattttctcctcTTCCACGACTGTCTTCTCAtatgaatcttcatatagtatGTACAAGTGAAAAGCAATAAAAGAGAGAGTTCAGTTTCTGAGGTTGAGTTACAGCATTGAGACTCCATAAAAGCTGGTGAGGATTAGTGGATAGGAAACAGAGGGACCAACCCAATTACTTGCATGGAACAGGAAGCTTTTGAAGCCTCAACAACTCACATGGGTGTACTTGGTTGACAACGTTTGTGATCCTCAAAATGAATGCTATATGTTTTGTTGCTTTACTGTAGGAACTAGGAAGGAGTCGTTATTACATTCCATAACCAGGTAAATCAAGTGCAAGTTTTGTCAGGTTCTTCCGTTTGTTTGTTTcgaccaaaaatatttttggttaattatttttcagaaaaaaataatttttcaaaatattttttagtgtttgactCATACGGTAAATTAGAGATTGGCAAAAAACAGTCGGTGACTTTTGGCAACCTCCAACAGATGTCCAACAAACTCTGCTAGTAGTCTGAAGGTGGTCTGGCAATTTGAGaataagggcctgtttgggagtgtgatttcaataagtgcgattttaaaaattgcgtttttaaaatcgcacaggcgtttggtaaaacatgctaaaaagtattttttttatcaattgagtgtttggataacattaacatataattgcagtttcatgaccaaattaccaataaggacatttctttataacagtaaaataactaacattgtctataagcctccatttttaacacctatgcaaacaaaagtatgacttataatttgacattaactttgagttttctacttgagcaattatatattgctatattacttgtttctatatgtttttttgtttttgtatttttttttttcttgaaacatattccaaacagacatataataaaaaataaaagaacaatccatcaaattaaactaataatgagaaaaaattaaaaaaaaaatcacaaattatcactgtttattacccattaacaaaaatataaaaaaaaaatcacaaacgGTTAGAGTgcaatacccattaaaaaataaaaataaaaatctatcacaaattgttactgtacagtacctttaaaaaaaaaaaaaaaaaaaaagccataaaaaatCGTCATTGTGCACATCACTATGCAGTGCGCTATGACCtgagaaaaatcatcatcttggtcactgtacagtattttttttaaaaaaataaaaaacctcatatggttactgTACACGCACTATCACATTACTGTGCGTGTACAGTGATTTATCACTGCATACTATGATGGATTGCAGATCACTATGTATGCAcggtaatctaaataaaattttgaaaaaaaaaaatcacaactttactcTGTAGAAATGGTCGAAGAACAAAAAcgcatatataaaaaggcacagttatcatacaaaccacataaaataacaccGAACACCAAACAAtgaaaagttttacaaaagcaaaggagttatatggagagaaataaaatattaaggtgagattattaTCTGGTAGAGGGGCGGAGAGATGGACAACAACGACACACACTGCTATAGGGCAGAGAAAGGATGAACGAGACAGAgaggataaagaaaaaaaaaaaaaaaagaaagagaaaagatgggttttaatatattttaagtgggtattcttggtatttttttcattcccgctcaaaaaaagataactattgcgctaaatatctttttaatagaaatcgtgattttgttttaaattcgcactttttcaaataagcaccctctaatcagcttatggaaatcgcagatttttttacgattttaaaatttgcatttttaaaatcgcaatcccaaacaccctaaaattgcgatttggtttaaaattgtagattatttttttaaaaacgcaccctaagtttatgaaatttacaaaacggaaacaattttttaaaaataaataagcttTTTTGTTTAAGCCGAAAGTATTTTCGGTCGCACCAAATACTGAAAGAtatgaaaaatagtttttgtcGAAACAAAtgaaacattaatttaattccaTTTTTACCTGTGTGGGTTGGACACTACATTTTGaaacatatcaatttaatagattggatAGTATTACAATAAATGTTTTTGATGTAATCAATGAAAGAAATGACAAATAAAGAAAACTTTGGTCATATTGTATCATTAACGGTTTCAAAACATGTGGTTTGAAAAATAACGACTTCAAACTCAGTTAATAAAGTTAAAAGTTTGATACTAGAACACATTTcatgattttattaaaaaaaaattgctcattTGGCCTCCAAAAATCACTTTTCGCAGCCCAAAATGTCTAATAATTCATATGAAATAGCACTAACATATTTCAAGCCGTTTGATGCAAAAAACAACCTAAATTCATATTCATATAATGTTAGAATTCTACAATTTCCTATAGGGATTTTGGTCTGATTTTTAGTGTCTCGTCAATAAATGTGCATTGGGAAGTGTGAAAGTGAGagtgtatagcatttctcttattctTCACACACACTTATCACACTCATTTGACAACAAATAACGTAGAGtgttttaaataatttctcatatccgctaatatatatatatatatccttaaaAACCTATGTAAAATGAGTGAGATGATTTCTTTCATAACACCCTAAAATATGTTCATATTTTCCCATCTAGGGAGACAATACTAAAAGCTGGTGCTCGAACGCTAGCTTTTCTAAAGTTGGTACAAATGATTAATGTCTAATGTCAATCagccctatttttttttattattatttttttaaaaaaatatgtgtcacgacattccaataatatttttcgcttttgctttccttttagttttttaattttttttttttagatcggTTGAAAGATATCATTTATGTTATCTATTTAACACGGAAAGCGTTTAATTAGAGgtctcaatttaatattttttttgaaatacaCGTTTGAAATTTGGATTCAACTTAcctgctgttattaaaataacatgtatACTGTAACagttaagattaaatttttcaaaatttttttttattttctcttttttattaaaaatttttaaaagtaagtcaactttaagattcaatattGACTGTTAATTAAACTACaatatacatattattattttaataataacatataaGCCGAATTTAATTCGTTATTAAAAACTGAGGTCTCAATAAAGACGAGTTAAAGACAATTATGATCAAAAAGTAAgatctaacaattttttttttttttttttatcaaatgaaaacctgaaaacattttcaaaccaATGAACTGTCTACTTCAAAAATCCACTTGGCATTACGCCGACACGGCCCAGACATTATTTGACGCAAAGACAGAAGCGAACAAGCATCCCCTCAGTGCAAGCAAGACAGTAAAAAGAGAGTAGTATCTTTGTGGGAGTATATGTATAAATGTCTGTCCACTATATAttaatgtctttttcttttttcttttttttcttttttgggtgagTTTTTGTCACCCTTTTGAATTCTAAAGCTTTGTTCTTTCTTCAGCTTTTGTTGAAAGAACTTTGAAGGGTTTGTGCCTTTTTTGTGGGTTGGTCACtgtagagagagatagagagagatggAGGGTGGGAAGAGAGGGGAGGAAGCAGGACCATCGTCAGGAGGGTCTTCATCAGCTTGTGTTGGTGATCAAAGACAAGAGAAGCAAAAGGAAATGGTTGAGAAGCCAAGGGAAGTTCGTGGGGctgtagaagaagaagaagaggaagaagatcatgatgatgatggtgttgTTGCTGGTTATGTTCCAGGGCCTTTGGTTTCTCTCAAGGAGCAGATTGAGAAAGACAAGGTTTTGTTCtgttttcccttctttttctgctctacatttttggaaaaaaaaaaaaggaatgtagttttattttctttcacggATAAATACTATGAATTGCTTAATGGGGTTTTCGTTTTTAGGGTTTCGAACCCATttatgctctgtttggttgcttaaAAAATGTGGGGAAGGGGACTGAACTTTGAAGCTTGGGTTCTTGAATAGCTGAGACCGAGATAACTCAATCGTCCGTTCAACTATGCATTAACGTGACTATTTGGCACACTTGAGCAAagttgtttctttatttttggaatGTAAAAGACATATAGCACAATATTTTATTGcgctttttataaaaaaaatcccaatttaTATTCTACTAAGTGTAAGGTCAAGTGGACATATGAAAAATTGCTGTTAATGATTTTAATGGAGGGGATAGAAGTACTTTGATGAGAACAATTGGATACCCTAGCGTGTGTGAAAAATTGCAAACCTAGGGGTGTCAATAGAACTGATCCTAACCAAAGGGGGTGTAAGTGCATTTACCCTATTTGTAATGGTCTTTGTCCTTCTTTTAGCTCATTTTCCGAGTAACCAAAAGACCATTATTTCTTGAAGTGTTCAGTGTGTAGTTACCAACTTTTGTCTGTGCTTTCTGCTTTGAAATGTGTTTCAATTCTTTCTTGGGTTGTTATTCTCACATTGTGTTCTTCTCTTACTAATGCAACAAGTTAACTTACGGTTTTGAATAATTTTGTTGTTGCTGCCGAGTGTTTGGAACTATGACTTTGAATTATGTTAACTAAAATTGCTGAAGTTAATGTGTTATGGAattgaaatgattaaaaaacatgtgaagTTTTACTTCCGGTggattttctttgatttatagCACTCTTAATTGTCTAATCATTTTCACTATTTCTTGAACAATTCCATACAAGTTTTTAATACCTTTTATTTGTAGTGATGAGTTTAGTCTTGGTAATTGCTCATTTTTGAAGATGTTTTGTGTATTCAGATGCTAGAGAATATAATgaaatcattttgttttgctgttTGGCCTCCAGATGCAATCCTGTAGATCAATCAATTCATTTGGCTTTAGTTAATCAATGTATTTGGAGCCTCCCAGTTTTCATTTAAATGCCAATTTTGCTTTGCAGGATGATGACAGCTTAAGAAGGTGGAAAGAGAAGCTGCTTGGTTGCTTGGAAAGTGATTTAAATGGTTTGTTGTTGGCATTTTCTTATGCTCCTGACACATCTTTATTCCATATTATAGTTGGTTCTTTTCTTGACTTTGTGTCGGCTATTGTTAGGCCAAATGGAACCTGAAGTCAAATTCCACTCCATTGGGATCATCTCCGATGACTTTGGGGAGATTACTACTCCCTTGCCAATTGATGACAAT
Protein-coding sequences here:
- the LOC132165304 gene encoding rho GDP-dissociation inhibitor 1-like, whose product is MEGGKRGEEAGPSSGGSSSACVGDQRQEKQKEMVEKPREVRGAVEEEEEEEDHDDDGVVAGYVPGPLVSLKEQIEKDKDDDSLRRWKEKLLGCLESDLNGQMEPEVKFHSIGIISDDFGEITTPLPIDDNRSGHVLFTLREGSHYRLKLTFSVLHNIVSGLTYTNTVWKGGRQVDQSKGMLGTFAPQQEPYVDALEEETTPSGVLARGTYSAKLKFEDDDKRSYLELNYSFEIKRAAR
- the LOC132165303 gene encoding protein NPGR2 isoform X2; this translates as MRSKNRVRKQRRGEIRGKLGKIMKCICSGEQSGALDEMVPSSESLATKDYLQTASSSRGGEFEKKLDTGNIEEAESSLRESGCLNYEEARALLGRYEYQKGNIEAALHVFEGIDITAVTPKIKLTLARRGERHRRHSRSYATQPMSIHAASLLLEAVFLKAKSLQGLGRFKEAAESCKVILDIVESSLPEGLPENFGADCKLQETLIKAVELLPELWKLADSPNEAILSYRRALLYPWNLDAASIAKIQKDFAIILLYSGGEASPPNLRSQMDRSFVPRNNIEEAILLFMILLRKVSLKRIEWDPSILDHLSFALSVAGDLQALANQVEELLPGIILRKDRYHTLALCYYGAGEDLVALNLLRKLLGHSEDPKCVPALLMASKICGENANLAEEGIRFAWKACESLDGGCYQLESIANFLLGVSLSAHSKSAVADSERVTRECEAVQALETAGRMTRMSDPNILYHLSLENADQRKLDAALYYAKRLLKLEGGSNIKGWLLLARILSAQKRFMDAETVINAALDQTGKWDQGELLRTKAKLQIAQGLLKSAIDTYTQLLAVLQIQSKSFVSGKKLLKRSRTQAKSLELEVWHDLAYVYISLSQWRDAEICLSKSEVICYYSADRCHATGILYEGKGLYKAALKAFIYALDIDPTHVPSLVSTSVGLRQLGNQSHAVVRSLLTNALRLDRMNHSAWYNLGLFYKAKDTASSSLEAAECFETAAFLEETAPVEPFRLPVPG
- the LOC132165303 gene encoding protein NPGR2 isoform X1, whose amino-acid sequence is MRSKNRVRKQRRGEIRGKLGKIMKCICSGEQSGALDEMVPSSESLATKDYLQTASSSRGGEFEKKLDTGNIEEAESSLRESGCLNYEEARALLGRYEYQKGNIEAALHVFEGIDITAVTPKIKLTLARRGERHRRHSRSYATQPMSIHAASLLLEAVFLKAKSLQGLGRFKEAAESCKVILDIVESSLPEGLPENFGADCKLQETLIKAVELLPELWKLADSPNEAILSYRRALLYPWNLDAASIAKIQKDFAIILLYSGGEASPPNLRSQMDRSFVPRNNIEEAILLFMILLRKVSLKRIEWDPSILDHLSFALSVAGDLQALANQVEELLPGIILRKDRYHTLALCYYGAGEDLVALNLLRKLLGHSEDPKCVPALLMASKICGENANLAEEGIRFAWKACESLDGGCYQLESIANFLLGVSLSAHSKSAVADSERVTRECEAVQALETAGRMTRMSDPNILYHLSLENADQRKLDAALYYAKRLLKLEGGSNIKGWLLLARILSAQKRFMDAETVINAALDQTGKWDQGELLRTKAKLQIAQGLLKSAIDTYTQLLAVLQIQSKSFVSGKKLLKRSRTQAKSLELEVWHDLAYVYISLSQWRDAEICLSKSEVICYYSADRCHATGILYEGKGLYKAALKAFIYALDIDPTHVPSLVSTSVGLRQLGNQSHAVVRSLLTNALRLDRMNHSAWYNLGLFYKAKDTASSSLEAAECFETAAFLEETAPVEPFRLPVPVCTSEKQ